Sequence from the Streptomyces mobaraensis NBRC 13819 = DSM 40847 genome:
CGGCCTGGGCGCCCTGGCCCATGTCCCGGGCGAACTCGGCGGGTTGGCGCCCCAAGGCCCCGGCCCCGACACGCTGCTCTCCCACACCAGCCACCACACCGACCTCTCCCGGTACGCCGGAATGCGGGTCGCCGTGGTCGGCGGCGGGCAGTCGGCCCTGGAGAGCGCCGCGCTGCTGCACGAAGCCGGCGCCCGGCCGTCCGTCCTGGTCCGCGCCCCCCGGGTGCGGTGGGGCGACACCCCGGTCCTGGAACGGCCGCTCCTCGACCGCCTCGCCCGGCCCGCCTCGCCGCTCGGCACCGGCTGGATCCTGGCCGGACTGTGCGCCGCGCCCCAGGCGGTCAGCCGACTCCCGTCCCCCGCGCGGCTGTTGATCCACCGCCGCGCCCTGGGCCCCTCGGGCGGCTGGTGGCTGCGCGACCGCGTCGAGGGCGTCGTCCCCGTCCACACCGGCTGCCGCGTCGAGCGCGCCGACCCCGCGGGGGAGCGGGCCCGCCTCACGCTGACCGGCCCGGGAGACGTACCCCGCGAGCTCGTCGCCGACCATGTGCTGGCCGCCACCGGCTACCGCGTCGACCTCGACGTCCTGCCCTTTCTGCCGCCGCCCCTGCGCGGGACGGTGGTCCGCGTTCCGGGCTCCGGGGCTCCGCGTCTGACCGGCGCCTTCGAATCCTCCGTCCCCGGCCTGTACTTCACCGGCATCCTGGCCGCGCCCATGTTCGGGCCGATGCTCCGCTTCGTCGCCGGTACCGAGTTCGCCGCCCGGCGCATCACCCGCCACCTCGCGAGGCACGCACCGCGCCCCTGACCGCGGGCCCGCTCACACCACGCGCGTGAGCGGGCCGTCAGTCCACCGGGTCCGGCGACCGCAGCCGGACGCCGACGACGCACGTGTCGTCGTCCGTGTCCGAACCGCTGTGGGTCAGCAGCCGGTCCAGCCGCTGCTCCAGCGTGGCGCCGCCCCGGGCCGCGGTCGCCACCAGCTGCTCCAGGCTGTCCTCAAGGGAGCGGTCCTTCCGCTCGATCAGCCCGTCCGTGTACAGCAGCAGCACATCGTCCTGTTCGAGCTGGATCTCGCCCTCCTCGTACTCCGTCTCCCCGATGGCGCCCAGCAGCAGCCCCCGCACCAGCGGGACCGTCGACGCCCGCCCGCCGCGGATCAGCACCGGCGGCAGGTGGCCCGCGCGGGCCCACCGCAGCACCCGGGTCTCCGTGTCGTACAGCGCGCAGATCGCGGTGGCGGTCACCTGGTCGGTGAGGTGGTGGGCGACGAGGTTGAGCCAGCCCAGCAGCTGGGCCGGACCGGCGCCGGTGGTCGCCAGGCCGCGCAGCGCGTTGCGCAGCGCCACCATGCCCGTGGCCGCCTCGATGCCGTGCCCGGCCACGTCCCCCACCGACAGCAGCACCCGCTTCGACGGCAGCACGATCGCGTCGTACCAGTCGCCGCCGACGAGGCTGTCGTCCTCGGCCGGGCGGTAGCGCACCGCGATGTCCAGGTCCGGGGCGTCGATCGGGCCGTGCGCGGGCGGCATGATGGCCTGCTGGAGCTGCCGGGCCAGCCGGTTGCGCTCCGCCGTCCGCTGCTCGCTGTACGCGAGCTGGTCGCGGGTGGCCGCCAGCGCCACCTCCGTCCAGTGCTGCGCCGAGATGTCCTGGAACGCGCCGCGCACCGCCACCAGCCGGCCGTCGGCGTCGAGCACCGGCTCGGCGACGACGCGGATATGCCGTGTGATGCCGTCCGGCCGCTGGAGCCGGAAGGCCGTCGACGCGGGCCTGCGGTGGTGCAGGACGGTCCGCAGGAACCGGCCGATGGCCGCCGTGTCGTCGGGATGGGCGAGAGCGGCGAGCTGCTCCAGCGGGACCGCGGGCGCGGTCGCGGGCAGCCCGTGCAGCGAGAACAGCTGCTCGCTCCAGATGATCCGCCCGGTGGTGAGGTCCTCCTCGAACCCGCCGATGCGGCCCAGCCGCTGGGCGTGCCGCAGCAGATGGGCGAGGCGGGCCGTCTCCCCCGCGAGCCGCCAGATCAGCAGCACCTCCCGGCCGTGCCGGCTGATGCTGACGTCCGCCGTGGTGGGCACCCGCACCTGCCCGACGATCGCCGTGAACGGCATGCCCTCCGCCCGGAACGGCTCGCCCGTGGCGTGGACGTGCTCCACCTTGGCGAACAGCCCGTTCTCCTCCGCCGCCAGCGGATACGCCTCCAGCAGCAGGGCCCCGGCGACCGCTCCGCGCGGCCGGCCGCCCGGGTCGGTGAACCGCGGATTGGCGTGCCGGATCCGGAAGTCGACCAGGCGGCCCCGCGCGTCCGACTCGCCGCACAGCACCAGCGCCGGGTCGTACAGGCTGTCGGCCAGCTCGACGAGCTCCGGGCCGGGGGCGGCCGGCACCGGCTCCGGACGGGCGGCGGGCAGTGTCTCCAGGGTGTGCGCGACGAGCTCGGCGAGCGCGTCGAACTGCCGCCGCACGGCGGGCAGGCGCTGCGCCGGGGCGCCCGGCCAGCAGATCTCCAGCACGCCGAGGATCCGCCCCTGCGTCTCTACCGGCACCGCGACCCGGCCGCCCGCCGGCAGCAGCCGGTGGGCCACCGAGGGCAGCCCGGTGGCGGACAGGTCGTCGAACCACAGCTGGTCGCGGGCGGCCAGCGCCCGGCGGGCGGGCGTGGCCACCCCCGGCGGTACGTAGTGCCAGCGCACCGCCTCGTCCGCCGGGATGCCCGCGTACCCCGCCAGGCGCAGCGAACCGCCGGAGCCGGACGCCCAGATGGCGACGGCGGTGGCGCCGAGCGGCGACAGGGCGTGCTCCAGCAGCGCGCGGGCGACGGCTTGCGTGTCGTCGGCGGCGAGCGCGCCGCTCTCCGCCGTCCGCAGCCGCACCGCGACGGACGCCTCGTCGCCCGCAGGCTCCTTCGCCCCGTCGCCCACCCGGGCGAGGAAGTCCCGCGCCGCGTCGGAGAGCCGGTCCCGCGCCGCCTGGTTGACGATGTCGGCCGCGAGCTCCAGCGGGGGCACGCCGGCGGCCTCGGCCAGCTCGTCCAGCTGCCGGGCGGCCTGCACCGGGCTCAGCCGCAGCCGCTCCACGAGCACGCCCTTGGCCATCTCCAGCAGCGCCCGCCCGTCCGCGGCGGCGTGCGCGCGCAGCACCTCCTCGCGCAGCCGCGCCACGGTGGCGGCGAGCCGCCCGAGCCCGGAGGCGGGCGGACCGCCGT
This genomic interval carries:
- a CDS encoding FAD-dependent oxidoreductase, producing the protein MTQSISRWPHASAKRATDEHASDEHASARGPAGRRGRTVVVVGAGPYGLSVAAHLRERGIPVRVFGEVMGSWRHAMATGMYLKSTPAATDLSTPRADGRLADFRRERAEPELTELTPIPCEVFVAYGMWFAARFVDGVDPRRVTSVERDPGGFTVRLDDGEPVPASAVVVATGLGALAHVPGELGGLAPQGPGPDTLLSHTSHHTDLSRYAGMRVAVVGGGQSALESAALLHEAGARPSVLVRAPRVRWGDTPVLERPLLDRLARPASPLGTGWILAGLCAAPQAVSRLPSPARLLIHRRALGPSGGWWLRDRVEGVVPVHTGCRVERADPAGERARLTLTGPGDVPRELVADHVLAATGYRVDLDVLPFLPPPLRGTVVRVPGSGAPRLTGAFESSVPGLYFTGILAAPMFGPMLRFVAGTEFAARRITRHLARHAPRP
- a CDS encoding SpoIIE family protein phosphatase, producing MSAASSGGGPASGRGGVPAGAVPVARFGADSSPAGVDGSAGAGTGAPVGGAGDPGESAENGGPPASGLGRLAATVARLREEVLRAHAAADGRALLEMAKGVLVERLRLSPVQAARQLDELAEAAGVPPLELAADIVNQAARDRLSDAARDFLARVGDGAKEPAGDEASVAVRLRTAESGALAADDTQAVARALLEHALSPLGATAVAIWASGSGGSLRLAGYAGIPADEAVRWHYVPPGVATPARRALAARDQLWFDDLSATGLPSVAHRLLPAGGRVAVPVETQGRILGVLEICWPGAPAQRLPAVRRQFDALAELVAHTLETLPAARPEPVPAAPGPELVELADSLYDPALVLCGESDARGRLVDFRIRHANPRFTDPGGRPRGAVAGALLLEAYPLAAEENGLFAKVEHVHATGEPFRAEGMPFTAIVGQVRVPTTADVSISRHGREVLLIWRLAGETARLAHLLRHAQRLGRIGGFEEDLTTGRIIWSEQLFSLHGLPATAPAVPLEQLAALAHPDDTAAIGRFLRTVLHHRRPASTAFRLQRPDGITRHIRVVAEPVLDADGRLVAVRGAFQDISAQHWTEVALAATRDQLAYSEQRTAERNRLARQLQQAIMPPAHGPIDAPDLDIAVRYRPAEDDSLVGGDWYDAIVLPSKRVLLSVGDVAGHGIEAATGMVALRNALRGLATTGAGPAQLLGWLNLVAHHLTDQVTATAICALYDTETRVLRWARAGHLPPVLIRGGRASTVPLVRGLLLGAIGETEYEEGEIQLEQDDVLLLYTDGLIERKDRSLEDSLEQLVATAARGGATLEQRLDRLLTHSGSDTDDDTCVVGVRLRSPDPVD